A single Phoenix dactylifera cultivar Barhee BC4 chromosome 1, palm_55x_up_171113_PBpolish2nd_filt_p, whole genome shotgun sequence DNA region contains:
- the LOC103696741 gene encoding probable protein phosphatase 2C 27 isoform X4 produces MCVEGGEKMETFDLCKAPNEKSSDLATSHVFDGHGGKAAAHFVRDNLPRVIVEDAEFPLELEKVVMRSFMQTDAQFARTCAVQSTLSSGTTALTAMIFGRSLLVANAGDCRAVLSRLGMAIEMSKDHKPCCVKEQKRIESLGGYIDDGYLNGQLTVTRALGDWHLEGMKDIGEQGGPLSAEPELKMITLTKDDEFLIIGSDGIWDVFLSQNAVDFARRRLQEHNDVKLCCKELVEEAIKRGAIDNLTAVIVCFHSDPPARMGAHRTRVPRSISAEGLYNLRRLLQA; encoded by the exons GTATTTGATGGACATGGAGGGAAAGCTGCTGCACATTTTGTCCGTGACAATTTACCGAGGGTCATTGTGGAAGATGCTGAATTCCCTCTTGAACTTGAAAAGGTAGTCATGAGGTCATTTATGCAAACTGATGCTCAGTTTGCAAGGACATGCGCTGTTCAGTCTACCCTGTCATCTGGCACAACAGCACTTACTGCAATGATATTTGGAAG ATCTCTATTAGTCGCTAATGCTGGAGACTGCCGTGCTGTGCTTTCCCGACTTGGGATGGCAATAGAAATGTCCAAGGATCACAAGCCCTGTTGTGTCAAGGAACAAAAGCGCATTGAATCCCTCGGTGGCTACATCGATGATGGATACTTGAACGGTCAGCTTACTGTTACCCGAGCTCTTGGTGATTGGCATCTGGAGGGCATGAAAGATATTGGCGAGCAAGGTGGGCCCTTGAGTGCTGAACCAGAGCTTAAGATGATTACTTTAACAAAAGATGATGAGTTCTTGATAATAGGCAGTGATGGTATATGGGATGTTTTCTTGAGCCAAAATGCTGTGGACTTTGCTCGGAGGAGGCTCCAAGAACACAATGATGTGAAATTGTGTTGCAAGGAATTAGTTGAGGAGGCAATAAAGCGAGGGGCTATCGACAATTTGACTGCAGTTATTGTATGCTTCCACTCGGACCCCCCAGCTCGGATGGGAGCACACAGGACTAGGGTACCAAGGAGCATATCAGCTGAGGGGCTCTATAACCTTAGGCGCCTTTTACAAGCTTAA